caagaacaagaaagaaagcaaccaaattatagatgaatgACAATACGTGCGAGAGCTGCAAGCTGCTATATGCACGATCCATGTATCTACGAGCTGCGAGCTGCACAAGCCATATACGTGCTTCCCCTCCTCCTTCCTCGTCGACTCGTTCCGACTTCCATCCACGCCCCCGTCACTCTCGCGCGCCTCGTCGTCCTCCGCCGCCGACGATGCCTCGTAAGGCCTCGTCGACCTCAGGTCCGTGCGTCCAGTCCCCTCTCGAAACCTTTTGAAATCTCTACCGCCGGACCTAACGCTTGCCTCCGCCTCGGTAACCCTAACTCCCAGATTCACGCCTCAAATGGCGCAAGCGGAAGCGCAACGCGGACGCGTCCCCGTCCAAGCCCTCCACCTCGGCCGCCGCCGCTGTGGCCGACCACtcctccgactccgactccgcCGACGAGGACGCCGCCGTCCACGGCGCGGTGGGGGACAGGGCagccggcgacgacgacgatgctcCCGCGGCGTCCGAAGACCCCGCGCTCGCCCTCCGTGAGGCCGAGGTGCTACCCTCGGCCGAGGCCATCTCTGCGTTCCCCGCCGCCAAGCGTCGCGTGGTCAACCGGCCGCATCCGTCCGTCCTCGCGCTGCTCAAGGCCGAGCGATCCGCTTCTTCCGGCGATGTCCCGACCGTGGCACCGCCGACGCTAGAGAACATCTCGCACGGGCAGCTGCAGGTGCTGTCCGGGGTGCTTCCGGACCACCCGTCCCTTGGTACAGACCCGACAAGCCGTCCTTGTATGTGTGCACGCCGCCTCCCCTCATTGAGGGGCATGGGGTGCCCAAGCAGTTCCAGGGTCGCCTCCATGTGGTGCCCAAGCACTCAGGTTTGTTCTCTACGTAAACACGGATCACTGAGCTGTGCTGGAAAAATGCGCTAATTTAAGTAAACTATGCATTTTGCTTTGTAATTTGTAGATTGGTTCTCCCCGGGGACAGTTCAtacactaccggagacggcttctttgtcgagtgtcccagactttgccgagtgctttttatgggtgctcggcaaagaggctcatgTCTTCCCATTCCGCCCAGTGATAGAATAAAAAAGACAAACCTTGTTTTTCCAAAAATccctaaaaaaaagaagaaagtatCCCTCTTTCTATAAGATTTAATGAAAATTAATAAATCTTTTAATATAATTGCTATGCTTAGTGTGTGACTCGTTAGTTTTTTCTTTAgggtcaaaaataaaaaaaaattgtctgaaccctactaaaaatagaaaaaaaacgaGTGTCATaaagaaagcactcggcaaacaaatgacactcggcaaagaggtggtttgccgagtgccgagcactcagcaaacaataacactcggcaaagaccaggtttgccgagtgtccggcaaAGGACCACCGCCGTTAACGGTCGAcagccgccgttaaccctttgccgagtgtcttctgctgacactcggcaaagtgatgatttgccgagtgttattttttgacactcggcaaaccatattttttttacttttgacctctaaactttttctgcagtcctcatacaatacctggtactacatgttccaatgtggcacatttctcagacttttttctatatttctttaatttatttcatttaattgaattttcttggataattcaaattataactgctagttattcgaataatgaaaaaaatgaatggaaaaatgatattcatgttatttagtataatgtgagaccaccaattttgaacatcttgttcacgaaacatgaccacgaactcgcggtcgagttgtttttaaattctataaaaagcaaacaaagtccgaaaatcataaaacttgtcaagatgtcatgatatcatatgtggaggttgtAATAAAAATTTGAGGAGGTTTTGCGCAATTTGAAGAGACCGCGCCAGCGCCGTCgctgccgcccgcgctcgcgcctgCCCGCGCCAGCCCTGcccccgcccgcgccgccgccgccacccgcgcccgcaccgccggaggaggaggagaaagagaggaggaggaggagaggaggagaggaggaaggaggaagagaaggaggaggaagaaggaggccgcCGAAGCAACGGCGCCTTCGCCCTCGCGCGCTCCTGCAGTGGCGCCACAGCAACGCCGTCGGGGCACGGCATGGCCCCGCAGCAGCGGCGACCCGCATCCAGCCATCTCGGTCGTGGCAGCG
This sequence is a window from Miscanthus floridulus cultivar M001 chromosome 10, ASM1932011v1, whole genome shotgun sequence. Protein-coding genes within it:
- the LOC136487981 gene encoding uncharacterized protein, whose product is MPRKASSTSDSRLKWRKRKRNADASPSKPSTSAAAAVADHSSDSDSADEDAAVHGAVGDRAAGDDDDAPAASEDPALALREAEVLPSAEAISAFPAAKRRVVNRPHPSVLALLKAERSASSGDVPTVAPPTLENISHGQLQVLSGVLPDHPSLGTDPTSRPCMCARRLPSLRGMGCPSSSRVASMWCPSTQIGSPRGQFIHYRRRLLCRVSQTLPSAFYGCSAKRLMSSHSAQDRASAVAAARARACPRQPCPRPRRRRHPRPHRRRRRRKRGGGGEEERRKEEEKEEEEGGRRSNGAFALARSCSGATATPSGHGMAPQQRRPASSHLGRGSAVLQQLRSLAAFSELNGHLARHALLRHSAVVSPYAVSA